atataactaaaaattatttaattaatacttaatataatatataaattatttaattattcaataataaaataattcaatttatttttacaaaaatattaatcctaaattaaaaaatttctatataaaaaaattattttattttttatattatcaacaatttattttttgatgataagaattttaaaaaaataatgataattttatgtaagtatttaatttacatattgagtaactttttactttattcgtaaatttcgtaaattttaatttcatcatagAATTATCAGCAGAATAAAATGGCCGATGATAAAACTGTACATGATTTGAGTTTGTCGACCATTTTGTTTCGCATGCCGGCTCTGCTCTGTTCGTTGTTTGGTCTATTCCATtccataatcataaaaaacaaAGTACTTGATATTAAAAGTGTTTTTCATTccgtttttcatttattttgtcgtcgattttataaaacattttttatatttttgttttaaaatatagaattttttaaaaaaatgaaagtaagtactaattttttttttatattaatattataatttttattgcaaataaaaattttttcatttaatataaaatatatataataatatataataatatatagtataataatgtataaaataattttctattttttattaagatttattttataaaggtttaatttataaagttaatttaattaatttaatatatatatatatatagatgataTGGAACttaaatcattttgaatattatattcgttatttttagaaatatatatatatatattaataaaaattgtatgatgTAGAagtcataatatattaataatttttttatattttttatattaaaaatttcaaaattatattttaaaatatatttatttttttaaatagtatattatatttttatatttattaatattttttttctatttttaataaaatgatattctatAAACAATCTTAAAGTAATGATAAATGGACTAGAAttcgatgattttaaaattcattaatatgattaatattcatcgaatgaacactgattattttttttatcttaatttgtttaattattatccattatcagatgatttatattaatttatattttattaattctttattttactttttaggaataaaaaagtacaatatgctatttaaaaaatgaagatagaTTTTGAAATCTTTGAGAATTtccattgataaaaaaatttttatattatgactCTTTGTATTATAcaactttcaataaattattgaaatttttgttatctatatatttttaaagacaaCAGAAATGTTCAAAGTAATCTAAGTTATTGTCTTGTCctgaatatatcataattttttatttgttcatataattttataatgaagattgtcttgaaaaaatataaaaatattataagtaaaaaaataaatattttagatagtttaatgaaaatttaatgaaaataattattttcaaagttattaattttttatatagattaatacatataatacatatattataaaaaaaatatttaaataagaaattaattttatatatatatattttagggaCTAGTTGCTCTTGTCACTGGTGGTGCTTCTGGATTAGGACTTGGTGTTGtacaaagatttataaaaaaaggtgCTAAAGTAGTTATTGCAGATTTACCAATATCTAAAGGAAATACAATTGCTAATGAACTTGGAGAATCTGCAGTTTTTACACCAGtagatgtaaatataaaataaaatcacaaatattatatatcatattaatatataatataatagtattagcattaatattaagtagtattaatattattactaataataataataataataataataataataataataataataaaaaatattagtttaataatttaataaagaaacattaatgaaattttaaattatattaatatatataatatatatatatatatataatatatataataatatatatataaacatattctttatattttttattaaaattatcaataataataaaaaaactttaataataattaataaataattaaataataataaataattaaatattgtgattttgtattgcatattatttattacatgtatattacaattaatataattaaaaattattataaaatgaaattgaaaattaaataatttaattactttttgattaagtatttcttttgtacatttaatattatacattcaaatattattgaaaatatttttatattaatgaatatattttatatctttttttagataacATCAACAGAAGATGTAAATGGtgctataaatgaaataagaaataagtttaaaaaattggatgTCATAGTAAATGCAGCAGGAATAGCTGTTGCCcacaaagtatataattttaataaagatatgcCACATGAATTAACTGATTTCAACAAAGTGCTTAATGTAAATGTTTCTGGAACATTTAATGTTATTAGATTATCTCTACCACTTATGTATAACAACACACCAGATAAAGATGGATTACGTggagtaataattaatacagcAAGTGTTGCAGCGTTTGAAGGACAAATTGGTCAAGTAGCATATTCTGCCAGTAAAGCTGCAATTGTTGGAATGACTTTACCATTAGCTCGAGATCTTGCTAGTATTGGTGTTCGTGTTGTTACAATTGCACCTGGAATATTTGATACACCTATGCTAGGAAATTTACCAGAAAAAGTGCGTGTTTTCTTACAGAGATCAGTACCGTTTCCAAAGAGATTGGGTACTCCTGATGAATATGCTCAATTAGCTGAACACATTGTTGAAAATTCTCTTCTCAATGGAGAAGTGATAAGATTAGATGGTGCTCTTAGAATGCaaccttaaataaaattgtttcgtaattttatataaatatggaatTGGATATAGAGGAAAAACatggatattttaaatgaaaattgtataaaaatgacaaaaatgtataaaagaggaataaaacaattaatcttCTTACATGCAACACCATTATAATTCTCTTAAAATGTACACAAACAACGAAaagtttttatctattataggtattgacaattttctttattacctTATAACTGTACATTAATATGTTGTAAATAGGTTGCAAAAGTCGCAAcatctttctttaaatagtTCACTAGAGTATCATCTAGCAAAAAAGTTGTgtacataatattaacataaaaattatttagttgtTCCATTATTCATTAGTCTTTCTTTCCAATAACCTCTGGAGATTTCCAAAATTCCAGTAAATgctgaaatttattttgatgatttttcggAAGAGCCAGTTTATTTGATAAGGCAGGATAATCAGGATCTCCGAGGTCTAGTCAATCCTAGGCATtcgattctttcaaattttgtagCTTCTCTAATTGGTCAGGTTGTAATTCATCTGGAATACTTGCCCTTCCTCCCACTACCATCTTTTCTGgtacaatttcaatatcttcTGTTTCTTGTACTTCGATTACGGTACCACGAGATGGTATAGATTGAGAATTATCTGCTGTACTTGGCCCAGATGTTGAATCTGCTTCACTACCAGAACTACTACTAATTGGAAATGGTGCCGAGTCTGTTGGTAAATCATCAACTGTTGATTTCTCTTCAATATCTTCGGTTGTTTCTGTAGtttcttgttcttctttttcatctatTATCACAGTGGCCTCTTTGCAATCACTTTCATTCACATCAATATTAGTGCTTGAAGGTAAATCACCATCAGAACTTTCTGTCGATTTCACTGTCTCATCAATAGCTTCTTCTAAACCTGGGAAAGGATGTTCAACTTCTTCCATTGGTGTCGCTGCAGTAATTACAATTTGCGCAACGCCAAGTCCGAAATCTTCTTTCGATTGGTCAtcagtatttaaatattttgttttttcatcatctacctaaaaatagaaatataatggttaaatttaaaactaaaattattaaactattaatttttgagtAATGTTAGTTAAActctcatttaaaaaatttcatttacctTTGTTCCTAATTCATCCGATACTTCTACAACTAAGCAGCAATTTGATATACATACATTCAgattaaatagaagaataaatggagtaacaataataatttgaagctTACCTATTATACCAGGTCCTTCAGATTGATCGGCTTCAAACTGTGAACCGTATTGACTTCTTTGGTCCTTTGAAAGATTTATCATGAATCCTTCTTGTCGATGTTCTTCAATGCTTGCATTAATAGATTTTCCATTCTgtgattctatatattaaataataataataacatttttttcataataattctatttttaaagatcaaaTATTACCTTTCATCATACTTtgtgttatttcattttctaataaaaattctggaaCTTCAGGTGGTGTAAATACTGGTGGTGCAGAGCTCGGTGGTGTTATATTctcctgataaaaaaaaaataaagataaaaatgagaattatAGAATTCAAACAAGCaaagcaatattaatttaaaaaaaacattaaaattatttattaattgaaatgtaaCCTGTGGAGTTAAAGGTGAACCATCTGCAGCACAAGGTTCTACAATTAAAGATGGGAATAATCCTCGTTGTCCACGTAATTCTCCTTCCCACCATCCATCATCGACATCGTGCGGTTCTTTTCTTAagacttttaaaatatcaccTTCGAGAAAACTAAGTTCTTCGTCACATGTAGCATCATAATCATAAAGAGCAATGCAATATTgttctatttctaaaaaaaaaagaaattaattgtataattttcaatataacaataatattaaaatatattattctaataatttaaaatatatatataaatattatattatattattattgtagttaaattattaaaatttagtaaaaaaaagttaatttaaaatttcgtatttaaaaaaaaattaaataaaaattattaattacttaacACTTAACAAGtgttattacataaattatataaattacgtgagaaataaatttacctCCTATATGATTTTGTACGATAGTTTCTGATGTTGTCATTTGTAAATTGGCATCTGGATCTACTGCATCATGATCATCGATAGTGTAATCTACTGAGGAAAAGGATATTTGTTGTACCAAACCTGGTCCTTGAGAAGTAAGACCGGATGTTGTGTCTCTTTCAACATCAAGATAATTTTGAGGAACAAAGCCTTCTTCACCACGATAATTTCGTGCTCGGAGCCATCCATCACCATCACCTTCACCAACAACTTCTAATTGCTCACTTTCGACAATTGACAATTCATCAGGATTTTGTGCCTataacaacaaatattttttcttctatattgttcatataatacataattacttttctaatgataaaatttttttttattatgatattttttgtagaacattaattttcattccaatAAGTATTCATACCGTATATGAATAAAGTGcggtacatttatatatttgttgtgTGGAAGGAATTTCAGATGTTTCACGAAGTTCAAtctgttcttctttttcttcattatcccAATCTACAGCCGTTGGATCATCCCAACCTACTGTAAGTTGTTCTATTCGTTGTTTCTCTTGTTCAAGCAAAGCTATcatgtataaataatgatataaataatatattctaattgaaatattttgctatgatttatgatttttttatactatattacaTACCATCAACTTCTTCGCTATCATGTCTTTGCCTTTCCTctgttgtttcttcttcttgttgaGGAACATTTCGTGCACTACCTGGTCGTTCAACAGTTGTCAAATCACTTCCTCCGTCTCCATCACTATCATAGAATGAATCTGAGGAGGGATGTTcctatataacataatataaatataatttttttttacaatatttaataatacatatatatatatatatatatatatatatatgtattatatgtatgtatgtatatatcaataaagattggtaattttaaaaacaatttaataaagtttaatgAATGGTATTTACCGCCGTTCCCGAGGCATCAGTTCTAACAGAAAGAGAACTAGCCGAACGTGGCATATCTTGAACACTTAAAGTTTCTGCCTCTTGTAGCCATTCATCAACGTTGACTAAAAAtcacaaatagaaaaaaataataatattaataatatataatattataatgtattataattataataatattaatattaattatataatttatttcaatctattatattcaacaaaaaaacGATATGTAACAAACCTCCACCGTTTCGAAGACATTCTATTCTCGCTTCTGCCTTCAGCTTTGCTGTCTaatgaacaaataaacaaataaggaAAAGAATTGATGTGAATCACATTTCATCCCATATCTTACCTCTGCACGTCGTATAATATGCTTCAATTCATCGATTTTTGTATCTACATCTGGACCTTGTGGATCGTTCGGATCAGTCTGTAATCAttgttaaatgtaattattaataaataatgaaaaaaaaagtaattcaatTGATTTGTGTAATGATCAATCTATTAACCTTTTGTCCAGattcttttaattgtaatagaaTTTGTAATTTCCTATTATTTTCTCGGATGCTATTTATTTCACGAGCTATTCTCGTCGACCAGCGACGAGCTTCTTTTCCAAGTGTAGCTGCAGCAGAATGATCAGCTGTTATCCTGTAacaatttgttttcaattatacataaaatataattaaaaaaaattaataattcaaatattatatatatatacgattatatatattattatacgatatatatttattataatacgatTTCTATCTACGacatctatattatatatttatcataatataaacctCTCTATTGGATCGTTGTCACATGGTTCAAAATCATATTGTATATGTTGTTTTAAAACAGGATAATACAAGCAGCAACACTGTATATTGTACTCTCTTGTGagctgtaaaaaaataaaaaatgaatgaaataaataaattgattgtttgatcattttattaaaaaatatagtaaaatgatgtatacatatataaatttcataatttttttttaaattttatattttgtactcACTTGTTGTGCTTGGTCACGAATTTTACCAAAACTATTTTGTGTAGCTAGACAGGTTAAAAGTTCTGTACGACCCATTAGCGTTAAATATTCTGCAACTTTATCATAAACACCTTGTTCTAAatactgttaaaaaaaaaagagatttttatttttttaaataagaataataagaaaaaaattacataataaaaaaaaggcacTTACTTGCATAGTATTTTGTAGGTCAACTACAAAATACCTATTTTGATGTGCATTGGCAGCGGCAAGACTAAGCAAATAATCATTTCGCGCTCCTgttgatttttcttctaaagcATCGCGTTTCGAGCTCACctgaaaatgataattgtaatacaaattataaatcattaaagattatttaactCTAATAATGTTTCTCATAATAATTCTTCACCTTTGCACTATTTTTCTGCAATGATGTTATCGATTGGAAAaaagatcctttttttttctttaatctagAAATTAGTCAATATCAGATTTTAAGTGTTACAAAATTAGAacatatctattaaataaatgtatgtaaataCATACTTCTCTTCAATATCTTTCGCTTTGTCGCGTACATCATGGGCGCTATGTTCTTCATcgaaatacaatttctttgttttgtCTACATCTTGTACACAgatttgtaattctttttgtACTATCATTAATTGGTCGATTGCCTAAgtggaaaaataatcttattcacTTTTTCTTGATCGATTgatatgcaatatattattcaaggaAAATATACCTTCTTAGAAATTTGTAGTTTGTGCAACTTTAAACTTTTTGCATCGTCAGCAATTTGTTGTTGGAAAACTTCTACTGCTGCTAATCGCGCTCTAGCcaatttctcattttcttctAGGACAGTTCGCCAAACATTCCACatattccttaaaaaaaaaaattaacaattatattgacttatattgaattgatattttaactatgtttttttttttttcactgattagaaaataatgaagGTTACCATTTCTCTTCTGCTCCATCAACTTTGAGATCCGGAatatttggtatttttttattcaaatatgcagaagatattttaagaagtgcctaaaatgaaaatttttaatcattaatgattatataaatattgaaatataatcttcGTTACATGATATTACCTCTGAATACGATTTTTCAATTGCAGACTTCTTTATTGTAAAGTTGCTGAAAAATATGCACTATGAAACATAATGCAGCGTAaagtatttacatttttcaaatatttaaataaatttcaatatacaaggttttttaaaaaattagaattgtttaaaattaaataataatttttaataaagaaactatttttgaaaagagtAAATAGAGAtggaaatttgattaaaatcgtaaaacttaaattcgaaattgcgAAATCTCGAAATTCTCGAGACTAGAAAtccatcttttctttctttttttttctaaaaaatactagtttttcaaaaattaaaatattaagaaattttttggaattctccaaattcaatttattattggcttacaaaaaattgaatttttaactattattttttttataaactattaattgattaaattataccaaaataaaacattgagataaatttaaaaattaaacgcaaactcaatttgattattattagtagAACAGAAATGAATTTGTGTTATTTCATTCAAgcgatttatttcttaattgaaaataattttaataatcgaaaatttttcgaattttaaagaatttcgaaGTTTTGAATATCCCATCtctagaaatatattagaaaatgttaCACAAAACTAAGAAACATAtagcaaaataaatatgaatttattttattaaaatatttgtaatacaaataatgtaagaaaaatatttattggggataagaatataaaaaaattaagatatcgatgatataaaatgatttaaacttaaaatatttaaagcttTTATCTAATCCTCTTTTTACATAAGACTTACCGTATATCTTCTAGAAGGTCACATTCATGTTGATTTTTCGCTTGTAACTTTGCCGCTTGTTCTGCGTGtacatttttaagaaattttgtgtaatttccctgcaaaattattaattcatttccttatttaatgcaaacaattatattttatcttattataaatgtaataaaatatacaaaaataatatcctaatacaataatttaattaataattaataaatagatttttataataataaatatattctttaattcttttcagaaatttttaaaaagttaatttttcaatgataatacattaacaaatatatatatataaagatatatttcaagaaaaatatataattcactcatttatataataatattatatataataatttgatgttaataatttttcagatgtTATATGAAAATCAGCTTTATACTTCTTAAatggatttatataattcttaatgtattaatcgatatattacattatttttttaaagtaaaaaataataatatatttttaacaaaaaattaataatttaggagatattttattttaaaatttatcataaatatcataaaagacAAGAAATTGTGAAAAGATACTTCACTGACTGTTCCATATGCTTtccaatataataagtattacaaaattcgaattaaaatatctttcaaatttatattttttattaaagacgagttaataaaaaatttttttataagaaacaatatactatatcaagaaaaaatattattattaaaatcatataaaatattcaaagtgatcaaattattttttataatctgctgtttttatttttaaataaaaatattgatataaatattatatatacaataaaattatatgaaatgcaTTTActgaataacaatatttatgaatacaaatattaatttaataaaaatatttaataaaaaatataatatttttatttattattcttatttattcttttattattttttactcgtgtaatatattctaaataaaaaatattatttccaataaactaataaactaataaacaaataaactaaaaaatcatttcttctttgttcgattatcgatttctATATCGTCGAAGTATTAATTGCCggatagaaaaatgaataagggCTTTGATCATCGTTGGAAATCAAGTTCAATTTTATAGATAGGCAGATAggtatatcgatattttcttaCGCATCAGAACTCATATTGACTTTGTGAACTTTGgtgaatattcttttaatatgcAGGGACATCTATTTCATCTAGTTCaatatttgtcaattttttttagattaataaaacatcttaaaattatatatatatgcaaatagttaaattatcatgatacacaataatttttaaaataaagttttttatttatttgaaatgataatacattaaaacaatgatatgttataattcatttatttaaaaagaaatataatagaagataaaatataaaaaatatttataatattaatatatttataaaatataacaatttttttaattagtgtattaattaatttatctatgaattacatttatcaaaattatttataattattaaattatgaaatataataaaattaataaaataaaaaaattaataaaatttttgcaatcaattgaaaaatacaatttgttgaaattttatttatttttttagattattagatttttttaattaaaaatcaagttttgaatttatttatgatataaaaatatatatacatacatatataattattcttcctcttcttctcccttatatgaaagtatatataataataacttcaaggaattgaaaattacattatcatttacattatcattttttaatagaatggaaatttaaaaatttttttaatcatttagaaGTATCAAATAACTTAAGAAAAATGATCTATCCATTTTGTTTCAATTcatttgcattatatataaaatataatttttaacaaatttaacatttccTAATCACTTATGTTATGATATTACTTTGAATACATTTTAacgataagaagaaaattatattataataattattttttattcaattctttctatatcttattgaatgaaaagatgatttaaacaataaataggccaaataataaaaaatattaaataaatttactagcttagaatcgtttatttttttataaaaatatttttcaaatagagTAAACACatcatgataaaattatttcatttcaatctaataaataaatagtattattagacattttattaaaatttaaaaaaaaattttttctctttgaatattcttgtcaaagaaaaaaaaaatttcaagtataAAGAAGGGTAAACATGAAATTATCCGGAAGACATGAAGAAaaatccctcctcctcttttccgTGCGAAAAGCAAATAGAAAAGAACACTCGTAAGAAGCTAGGCTAAATTTCGCCGAAAGGAAGTATGCTTTCCaaacaattttaaagtaaaatacgCATTTTCTTTTGCAAACCATTTTGGATTCTTATTACTCGATTGACATTCGGCAAGTCTAAGTGGGTCAGGAATTGCCCCATCTTTAACTATGAAACTTCATTGTAATGAAGTAAGGCGAAAAGCCGGTTCGCTATCTTGATAAATATGTCAGAGAATTCTATTATCTTTAAAGGAACAGGGTTAActgaataaaagagaaaacttCTGACTAATTcctcttttctatatttccttcaaatttaattaatcaatggaaaaatataaaattgcacaATATATTCTTCAAGTTATGTTTCAGGATGTGGGAAAATTGAAGGTGGATATAAACTattagctatatatatatatacatataaaagaattatttatcgatttatcgaataacTATTGCAGCATACTTtgcttcaaaaattaaatatcttgtataaaataattgtatatagaaaaaaacatttctcaGAAGAACTTTCattctgattattattattatctattaaataacttttttatttttcttgctcacgatttaaaaaattaaaaattttaaaacaaatgaaatttatgtaaaatttct
The window above is part of the Apis mellifera strain DH4 linkage group LG11, Amel_HAv3.1, whole genome shotgun sequence genome. Proteins encoded here:
- the LOC409323 gene encoding uncharacterized protein LOC409323, with amino-acid sequence MQLSVKREGQVNFQSCGLEICTSVSWLLKKLGLYLSISNFWSKMSNPAERLNYIQDSSSDTETDKETGGRGRHRIYKNRMSCGGSSKPKSCLVQRDGSNERHCHSFNSGRQNTNINQQNRLCSGVGVGKNQQNQSRDNLPSSGSVTGINNPQASDERITLIVDNTRFIVDPALFTAHPNTMLGRMFSSGVEYAQPNERGEYEVADGISAMVFRAILDYYKGGVIRCPPTVAVQELREACDYLLVPFDANTVKCQNLRGLLHELSNEGARCQFEVFLEDLILPLMVNSARRGDRECHIVVLLEDDIVDWDEEYPPQMGEEYSQTVNSTAMYRFFKYIENRDVAKQVMKERGLKKIRLGIEGYPTYKEKIKKRAGGRAEVIYNYVQRPFIHMSWEKEEAKSRHVDFQCVKSKSVTNLAEATADPVLDAGGNPIAIALLQATEPVPQPEVILPVGQDADVEGAIGLPADQDLGSIPPDEFHNFTIKKSAIEKSYSEALLKISSAYLNKKIPNIPDLKVDGAEEKWNMWNVWRTVLEENEKLARARLAAVEVFQQQIADDAKSLKLHKLQISKKAIDQLMIVQKELQICVQDVDKTKKLYFDEEHSAHDVRDKAKDIEEKLKKKKGSFFQSITSLQKNSAKVSSKRDALEEKSTGARNDYLLSLAAANAHQNRYFVVDLQNTMQYLEQGVYDKVAEYLTLMGRTELLTCLATQNSFGKIRDQAQQLTREYNIQCCCLYYPVLKQHIQYDFEPCDNDPIERITADHSAAATLGKEARRWSTRIAREINSIRENNRKLQILLQLKESGQKTDPNDPQGPDVDTKIDELKHIIRRAETAKLKAEARIECLRNGGVNVDEWLQEAETLSVQDMPRSASSLSVRTDASGTAEHPSSDSFYDSDGDGGSDLTTVERPGSARNVPQQEEETTEERQRHDSEEVDALLEQEKQRIEQLTVGWDDPTAVDWDNEEKEEQIELRETSEIPSTQQIYKCTALYSYTAQNPDELSIVESEQLEVVGEGDGDGWLRARNYRGEEGFVPQNYLDVERDTTSGLTSQGPGLVQQISFSSVDYTIDDHDAVDPDANLQMTTSETIVQNHIGEIEQYCIALYDYDATCDEELSFLEGDILKVLRKEPHDVDDGWWEGELRGQRGLFPSLIVEPCAADGSPLTPQENITPPSSAPPVFTPPEVPEFLLENEITQSMMKESQNGKSINASIEEHRQEGFMINLSKDQRSQYGSQFEADQSEGPGIIVVEVSDELGTKVDDEKTKYLNTDDQSKEDFGLGVAQIVITAATPMEEVEHPFPGLEEAIDETVKSTESSDGDLPSSTNIDVNESDCKEATVIIDEKEEQETTETTEDIEEKSTVDDLPTDSAPFPISSSSGSEADSTSGPSTADNSQSIPSRGTVIEVQETEDIEIVPEKMVVGGRASIPDELQPDQLEKLQNLKESNA
- the LOC725274 gene encoding 3-hydroxyacyl-CoA dehydrogenase type-2, which codes for MKGLVALVTGGASGLGLGVVQRFIKKGAKVVIADLPISKGNTIANELGESAVFTPVDITSTEDVNGAINEIRNKFKKLDVIVNAAGIAVAHKVYNFNKDMPHELTDFNKVLNVNVSGTFNVIRLSLPLMYNNTPDKDGLRGVIINTASVAAFEGQIGQVAYSASKAAIVGMTLPLARDLASIGVRVVTIAPGIFDTPMLGNLPEKVRVFLQRSVPFPKRLGTPDEYAQLAEHIVENSLLNGEVIRLDGALRMQP